The genome window gagtcagccactgagaagacactagCAGCAGGTagattcagtaattcaagcaatatctctggtagtgggaaaggacagtcaaatgttGACAgtgagagagaagcagaaagcggTATTCAAGCCGGCTTGATTATTCTAttatcttagaaggttgtactGTATTATCTTGGAAGGGGGTGTGGTTGTGAgagggggtggctgtgactattataaaggaaccctgcacttctgaatttgccactacaatactgtggcccaccagatattgctggactcctatTGCCCcacccattgaccatgctggctgaggctgttgggagttgggggtccaAGAACATCAGGAGTGGCAACAGGCTCTCCACCCTGGCTTAAGAGAAACACATGCAGCTGTCTTTTTTGTAATTGCTGCATTTGCTTTTgtactctttctttctctctgttccaATACAAATGAGAAAACAGTTACACTCAAACCAGGTTCAAGTCTCAACTGAACTAGTCTtcctcagcttaacctaccttgcagggtggttgtgaggatgaaatgggactAGAAACCACATGAGCCCCTTGGAGAAAAGGTATAAAAAAAGTTCAGAGCAATTATTactcatttattacatttttatcccacctttccttcaaggagcacaaggtggtgtacatggttctcctgtcccccattttatccttcaacagccctgtgaggtaggttacgtaGAGAGACAGTTCACTGggtggccaaaggtcacccagttaacttcttggctgagtggggattcaaaccctggtctcccaggtcatagtccaactcttTAGCTGTTATGCTACGCTGGctctgatggggaacctgtgcccttccagatgtccctgaactcccatcagccccaaccagcatggatcGTGATTGCAGACAAAGGAAATTGTAGTTAAGaatcatctggagaaccacaggtgcTTCATCTCTGGAGTTGCAAACAATGATTACCTTAGCTTCGGAACAGTGGCTGCATGGACCATGCATCTTCAGACCATGCCCTCCAGACTTGTGCGTTTCTCTCCAAGGAGCAACAGGCAGAGATAAGGCATGGCAATGCCTGGCGCTTTGGGTACCTGTGCCATCTTGTAACCCTCCCCCTTTGTCTTTCAGTGCCCAGCTTGCGATGGCTGACCACATGATGATGTCTATGAGCCACGGCATGAATGGGCTGCAAGGCTACCGGATAGGGATGAATGGGATGCAGGGGCCCCCTCCACAGCATGGGCAGCACGTGCTAAGGACGCTCCCCGCCAACCACCAGATGATGCAGTACGGAGGCCCTGCCGTGGACGGAGGCATGAGGCAGAGGCCTGGCATCAGTGGACAGATGGGTCATCACCAGGTCCCGAGCACTATGATGTTCAATAATCCAagccagcaacagcagcagcagcaacaatacaTGGGGCCTGTTGGCACTCAGCAGCTTATGGCTAGTATGCACTTACAGAAACTCAACACTCAGTACCAGGGCCATCCCCTCATGGGCATGAGCAACGGGCCCATTGGGGCTGGTGTGCCGCAATACAGAATGGGGCCAGGCCAGCATCCTGGCATGCAGCACCTGCCCTCTCCTGCATTGACCTTGAACGTTATGGACACGGATCTCATTGACGAAGAGGTCTTGACGTCGTTGGTCATGGAACTGGGCTTGGACCGAATTCAGGAGCTGCCAGAGCTCTTTCTGGGACAAAACGAGTTTGACTTCATCTCGGACTTTGTCAGCAAACAGCAGCCCAGCGCCATCAGCTGTTGAGTGCCTCTGCTAGAAGCTGGTGCTTTTCCATGGCTTGATCTTCTTTACACCCATCCAACCACTCTTTCTCCCAAATTCTTTTATCTTCCCTGTGCACAAAGATGCAGGCTTTCCCAAGTCGCCCTTGCTCACCTCCCCAAAACAACAATGGACAATCATTggaggctttttttttcttttttggcttgCACTGCAAAGCTCCTCCGTTTGTATAGGAGCAGAGGGAGAGAAATTGAAGGCTTTTTTTTGTAGATGGAACGACACAAAGATGGAACCTTGTCCTCGGGATTGTTCCCATGGCAGCTACAGAACTTCAAGACAAATAAAATGGCCTTTCACCTGCATggccttctcccctgcccccccctccaaaacTACTGTCTGTGTTTGGACTACAAAGTGCAAGGAGGAGTAGGTTGCTAAGACTGACTGTGTGGTTGGCTTTTTCCAGCAAGTCTGCAAGCTACTTTGAACCCACCTCTCCATTCTGTGTCTGGGGTTTAGATTCTTCCACTGAAAGCAGTGTGGGTGGGAGGTAAAATGGCTTGTTCTTCTTCATGAGGCTCAATACCTTATTGCCCCTCAGTACTGTGAAATTAGCAACCAGTCTCTGTCTCCTTGACTTGGAAGAGACCGGTGCCCTCAGGTTGTTCTCTGtagctgtgttgtttttttcattgGGAGGGGGACAGTTAAAGCAAACTTCCGCAGACAATGTTCCAGGGGTAGGTAACATGAGTGTGAAATGATCCCTCCCTGTTCATGCTGGGTCTCTAGCAAGGGTGGTGGGGAGAATGGAATTAACTAATTGGTTATAAGATCCGAGGACTTCCTTTCTGGCTACTACAAACAGGAGCTTTAAGCAGCCATCTAGCTCTTTCTCCGACTCTGAAACCAAATAAAATCCTTGTAATTGTGTATAttactggttgttgtttttttaaatcttatttATCTCTGGTGTGTTTCTAGTCCTTATTTATTTGAAAGGGCTCAAATCTATTTGCCTTTTGAGATTATTGGGAAGGGCTAAAGTTAAGACTTGGGAGTGCATTGCCCCTCCAAACTTTTTCTTTGCTGTTAATAACTGAGAGCAAGGCTgtagggggggaaatcagcaccccctctccctcctggggcttgatttaaatttttatttctaATTGTGTTTTGCTAGGAAAAAAAGCCAAAAACGTTTTGGCTAGCAGCTTGTTCCCTTCTCTGTCTCATTTCCAAATGCTGTGGGAAAGTAGGCTTCTCAGCACAGTGGCTCTCTAAAGATGTTACTGCCCCCTCTTGTTGCAAGCACACAGCAGCACGTCATTGTTGATCGATGAAGTGAGAATGtacaggtgattttttttttcaaataaaagCTAAAACCTCAAAATGGAACCTGTTTGGATTTGTGCCTCTTGCGTTAAGTCTCCCTGCATAGAGAAATACAATGGGCCCTGGAGTTAAATGTGGTTGAAAGTATTTTCCAGTACTGGGTATTGTGtctttccctttaaaaaaaaaaaagtattttgtgtGATTTGGGTGGGCTGTG of Rhineura floridana isolate rRhiFlo1 chromosome 15, rRhiFlo1.hap2, whole genome shotgun sequence contains these proteins:
- the CITED4 gene encoding cbp/p300-interacting transactivator 4 isoform X2 produces the protein MADHMMMSMSHGMNGLQGYRIGMNGMQGPPPQHGQHVLRTLPANHQMMQYGGPAVDGGMRQRPGISGQMGHHQVPSTMMFNNPSQQQQQQQQYMGPVGTQQLMASMHLQKLNTQYQGHPLMGMSNGPIGAGVPQYRMGPGQHPGMQHLPSPALTLNVMDTDLIDEEVLTSLVMELGLDRIQELPELFLGQNEFDFISDFVSKQQPSAISC
- the CITED4 gene encoding cbp/p300-interacting transactivator 4 isoform X1, which encodes MKQKQVGGTLRFFTSAALEKEKNTVPFGRAVPISGRGAWTLAPPLICNSLYIYILKKTLKFNLLANILGGECESAQLAMADHMMMSMSHGMNGLQGYRIGMNGMQGPPPQHGQHVLRTLPANHQMMQYGGPAVDGGMRQRPGISGQMGHHQVPSTMMFNNPSQQQQQQQQYMGPVGTQQLMASMHLQKLNTQYQGHPLMGMSNGPIGAGVPQYRMGPGQHPGMQHLPSPALTLNVMDTDLIDEEVLTSLVMELGLDRIQELPELFLGQNEFDFISDFVSKQQPSAISC